The stretch of DNA ATATTCTCTTCATGAGTATTCTTGGAATCCATGTCTTCTTCATGTTTTGTAAGTTTCTTCTTTGCTCCAAGCCATAGTTTCCTCATATTATTAGCAATTCCACTCCTTTCAATTATTGGTTCCTGCTCATATATATCACACCTTAGACATTTCATTCTATGTtacatttaaataatatatatatacactaataAAATAGAACACTTATTTGAAAATCTATTATATATAGATTTCCGGAATAATACTCTTAACATAagtctttttctcttttttttaatctatataTATACCTATTTACATGAGTTTTATCTAGtttaatttctataaatatatctaataatttaattaaatattggacatacCTTTTGATACATGGTTGTCATTCCAGTCATCACTTCAAGCTTGTTTTGGTTACTATTCTGACCTGAAATTTCATAAGAATTTGTGGAAACTGATTAGATCATGGGAACTTAATTGAttagaatttaaataaataattaaagaaaattaaatatggTATTTTATTACCTGAAACATTTGAAACTGATGATGAGTTCCCTTGGGCAGTGATGACTAACATAAACCCTAATAAAAGGCTTGAAATCATTCTGATTATTATGAGCTTCATTTGATGAGGTTTCTTCTTAtatggttttgtatattttttcttttgttcaacAACTATATCAAATAAAGAGAGAAAACTTAACAAGGAGAACATGGTTTTATAGATAGTTAAAATCAAAGTAGTTCAAACATAGGTCAAAGCTTAAGGGTTCCGACATCTGTTTCTTAAATCATTATATTATTCATTGGTATGTGAAAAGCTCAGAAAAGCTCAAAATCagatgaattaattaattatttaaaatttcaagggtttttttttttaagaaaggagtgtatttgtaatttttaaagcAAGTTcaattatttatctatttgttatagatttagttattttattatggtagatttgattattttagtagttaattatttaattaaaaaaatataaatatatgattgTTGATTTAGTTACtgatatttttttgtgtatagTATTTTTTGAGTGTATAATAGTATAGCTAAGGTTGATTTGAGATGTAAGAAAATGAACAAACAGTCATAAAAGTCATAACTTGGTTTCTATATAATCATCATGTGTGCCTCCTAATTAAACATTATAATATATAcccataaaataaataaaaaattgataagggtaaaaaataaaactcaagGTCAGCTAGATCTGTtgtattcttttatatatatatatatatcaagagAGTAAAATTGAGGAACTCAATAAATAAAAGGTACTCCTTAGTACTCTGTTTAACTGTAAAATAGTTTTAAGTAGTTGTGATTAGTAGATGTTatataaagaatattttttattattaagtcatttttttattataataaaaaacaaagtaTCCAGGAAAAGcaacaaaaagaataaaaaattttttgcgTGAACTGTAGTgcacttttaattaaaaaaaagttatttgtttaacaacaacaaaaaaaccaaaaatgacttaataataaaaaacattttttttatatagcaCCTATTAATCACAACTgcgtaaaattattttacagtTAAATAGAGTATCAAAACGTACTCTTTACTTGCTGAGTTATATATATCAATCACTTGCTAGTAGCTATGAACTGAAACATGACAAATCAAGANNNNNNNNNNNNNNNNNNNNNNNNNNNNNNNNNNNNNNNNNNNNNNNNNNNNNNNNNNNNNNNNNNNNNNNNNNNNNNNNNNNNNAAagtttcaattaaaaaattcatttaaaaaaaatattaaaaatataataactaatacatctctttttatttaattaaattctgGGTTAAGGATGACAATCttctttaaacaaaataaatggaATAATCAACTACTTTTTATTACATTGCATTGACTAAAACCTTATTATGTGGGTGTACTTAATCTCTATATTTTCATGCATGTTTACGATACAGACCGTTAATAATTAAACACCATATGTATATTCTGACACGTTGAATAATGGAGTGGAACGGGACCACCACCGTCGTTTATGTATCTTTGGAAAGATGATTGGGTTGAGACAAAGTGGTTTTTTTTGTGTACGAGACAAAATGGTTATTTCAGATTAATTAGACCGTTGTCAGATATTAATTAAACACATTTTCGACTTGAAGAATAATAAACATCAGATAAGACAAAATGAGTGTTCTTCAAAATCTCATTTGTTTGTTATTGTTGTGCCACCATTTTAATTATTAagattattttatgtttaatcaAAACATCATGAGACCATATAATATTATTGGACCTTTTCAAGGGCAATTCATATCGGAGAGGAGTTGTCAAATAACATCATTCTTGTTCAGGAAATTATGTACTTCATAAAAAAGACCAAATTAAAAGAGAACTATAACTTTTAagattaacttaaaaaaaatgtataatagaATTCATTGGGATTTCTTAAAACAAATATGGCTAGAATTTGGCTTTTCAGCAATTGTGACTAATCTTATTATAGATGTATAACATTGTCTGCTCTATTTATCATGtgggataaaaaaataaaaattatggtcGGATTTTGTGGAAAATAAATCCAATGacatatttatttgaaaaaattattttattaaataatattattgtcgGAATTTTATAAGGAATTATCTTATGATAATTAGggcaaaaaaatattcaaaaatgaCGTCAACGttatggtaaaaaaaatttgacgataatatcaaatcaaattagccATTTTGCACATAGTTATCGTTAGAAATTTTTAACAACAATTAATATCGAGACCCTAAAATCTGTCGATAAAATATTACGATGACGTTTATACTGTCAGTTATATCTGCCTGTAAATTTGATGGTCGGATtgatttctctttgttttaggttttttctttttcattccaggtttaatgttcctttaatatagttttttttttttttttttttttttttttacttttttttagtgTAAGTTGGGACAAAATACTACCAAGTACCAACCACTGATACGCGATACCGTCGTTATATAACAAGCTCTGACATTTGCTAACAATGTTCATCTCATTAAGAATGCTTCATTCACAAGTTTTGGAAGATGTATATCATGAGACCATTTTTGAgcttttatatgtatatatacgaAAAAGTAcatgaataataatatttttaatatgttttaagCGGCATGAGAGTATCAAACTAAGAGCCTTTGAAAGACGTGGTGGGCAATTGATTACTCCAATATATGCATGGACTTGCGGAATAATATATATGTAgccttttaattaattttagcacattaaaCAACATACCAAAACTTGTGTTGGATGGACTTGCTTGCTTAATTAAGAACACGAGGGCGTGATCTCCAAGTTGGTGCTAGTGCCCTCTTTTTGAGAATAGTGTAATAATGCCACTGTTAATAATAACCAAAACCATTGGGTCGGTTTGCTTTTGCGTTAAGGAAAAAGGCTCTACATGCAAAATATACATATTTCACCGACACTATGCATTATAAGCAATATGGCTAATtatacaattttctttttgtttggtTATTCATCCATTAGCAAAAATATCAATTCTTCATAGTATTGCAGGATTTACTAAATGGACAAAAATTAAGAGtgattttttctattaattataaaaattgtatGTTAAGCTAgtcatatataaaatatagattAATCTCTTCTAAAATGAATAAgttaataaagtaaataaataagagTCTAAATACctctaaattaaaattcaatactgattaattttttattttatcatttaaaagTTTTTCCCATTTAGAGAATTTTTTCCATACATATACAATTCTGACTAATCCATCTACTTCTATGTGCCCTTCCAATCAAAATTCTACATATTATTAAGCATAAATAAGTATAGAGaattcattttaaattaatcagattggtcattaattttttttattgtaaaattatttttgtatttttttttgaaaatttagaatttaagattgaaaatttaaaattaaaaaaaaattaatattggcTACAAAGGTTATTTCCTAATTAATCCCTTTAAACATATATAATgtattaacttaaaaaattactataaatggatgtacatagtatataattaGGTGATTTTTGTTTGTGGAGAAAACCATGGTCAAATAAAATCTGTAACGCATGTACGTACGGAAGTGGTGCTTTTGAGGAATGGTGGCATGTAGAAATTTACAAGTGTGAAATGTGAACCAGCTAtaatgtaaaaactaaaaactaaaaagtataCAGTCCAATTTTCAAAGAAATGAAAATCTGTTTGGCTTTTAAGAACATACGCACATGCTTTGCTAAATTGCCACCAAAACTTATTAATAACCCAAGAAAAAGATTCCCCTTGTATAGAcaacaatttattattatttttctttatttttaatattattttgttatagttgcataattttaaaattgtgattattgtaaatataatatttcttgAAAGGTTCCAAAGGCAAGATCGAATGAAAATAAATCTCTTGTTGACTAATCTATTGACTCAATTCTGACAGCAGTGTAGTGTAGTCCTTccaagaattaaaaataataaaaattatagttaattttatgtgaagttgataattaaaaattattaaataatttgacagtTTAACAAATTATCatctaaaaattagttattaatttcatATGAAGTTAACTACATATGAGTTTCTACCATTAAAAATGGTTGTTTTCATAAACATTTTTGACCATGTTTGcattgcatttttatttttaatatattttatttttggatttttgtcaaaaaaaaaaaaacaaaagataaaagtagaaaataaaattttattaacttcgttactttttcttttttctttgcaaTATCgcattgaaataaaaatataaactaaacaCATCCTTAAATTTTCCATCATTTAATTCATTCTACTATGCTATCAATATATCTCACAATATTATATTGGCCTCAATTCAGAATTATTAAAAACATGTTGAAAAGTGAATTGCTAtgtaatttaaagaaaaaaaaaaagtacaataTTACAAGAAAAAAGTACATGATCAGTAAGATCTAAGAAAGTCATCTAAAGAAAAATACCAATGAAGGAAAAAGATTGAGTGTTTCACCTTACTCTTATTGAGATAGCTTTTATATTATGGCTAAAAGTACATTTAAACATTAGAGTATGTGAAGGTGCGTGTGTTTATAATATATAACAACACATTTTGacagaaatataaaattgtatttGATAAATGATACATAAATAGAGATATTATGTcgagaaatattatatttaaagatactgaattagtgtattttgtgcatataatttattttttattttttattatttttattaattttttataattatactttttattattatattttttcttaaattttttaaataaaaaataaaaataaattatatttttatcatttattttattttattattagacagaatataaaaatactaaattctattttttatgttttgttcttagtattttattttgtcttagtCTAAAAAACAAACGCATGCCAATGGACGTTTCAGAGGTaaacaaaactcaaacaagcatATTGATGTTGGTACAAGTGGTTAGGTTCTGGAACGaacttcatttttttcttttggactTGATTAGGTTCTGGAACTTGATTCGTACTTTTCTAAGTAGTATGAAAAATTCTTAGGTACTCTCGGTATAAATGATCTCTTGTAGGTACTTATCTATTAGTTGAATGATATATCATTAATAAGTATTTATAATCAAACCATTCTAGTATATATGACAAATCTATTAGAGAGAATAAATCCTtttatttactcttaaaatatttaagaatgGCTCAGGTAATATAAAGCAGTCAATTCCACGTGTATGAAAAGATAGTTTTTGAGATGATAGATTGACCAAGGAGATATATACTTATTGGAAGGTCAAAATAATAGTTATGAAGCATAATTATCAAAGAGCAATGTTAGGGGcaacaatttttgtgattgGTAACCAGCAAATAgtcatcaataataatttaatggtgtgagattagtgtgaaatttcatccaatgactcacatttctctgctggttacatgttggccaaaattcaacaaaactgTTAGCTCTCTAAACTTTTTCATTATGAAATTCTGTTAGACCCAACCGATCAAATCGAAAACCTGATAATCAATTCGAGTGGTATCATTATTTAAAttggttaagtaattaatttgattaaatttagtcaaaaacaataaaagccAGTTAAAATCGAATAAATCATTCTTGATTAAATTGataacaaactaaaaaaaattggtatttACTATAcatgataatttttattaaatatattacataaataaaattaaattatatttacaaattaaaaaaactttttttattaattatgatatattttctgtttccataattattatctttattttttttctataaatactTAAAGAGtatgttaaaaataaactaattgatgtattattaaaatttaaaaataatagttaatttaatacaaaataaaactaagaaaagacATTTGTTATGAAAATgagaaagtaaaattaaattgtatatagttatttaattatgatcGAGTTAACCAGttaaatcaataattatcagtttAGTTCTCTGACAACTATAACTCCAAGTTacatattctatgattgagggcCACTCCAAGCAAGTCAAAACAACTAAATAATTAGTTACTTATGCTGATGTGGCAATACACTATTAGTGTATGAAAATTATAGATATAAGACAAATTCACATGCACATATctgtttattttccttttgcatTATGTGGAAACCACAGAATGCCTCAAACATAAGCAGGGAAGTTAAAACCAATGTATGATTAATGTCTACAATGCATAATCACTGAAACTTCAACTTCCTGAAATCACATCATGCATTGTGTTTCTCCAAATGCAATGAACACTAGGCCAGAGAACCAGCCATCACCCCCTTCTCCCTTCCTCTTCAAGTTGTCAAATGTCAAAGGTTAATCTCAAATGTAGAAATGACAGTGAGATCTAACCATTTCAAAATTATGAACTATATGATTGGAATGCAAAACGTAGGAAACAAAACATGGTGCTGACCAAACCACCACCAACAATAATTAATAGTAACAAATTAGGAAAGAGCAGAAGTGTGTGAAAAATGTATCTGCTTTCACAAAGCTCTTATCAAACTTGGGAAACTAGATCACATATTCTTCCTTATGAATCAACAATTTCACAAATGGTGGAGTCATAATTCCATACCTTTCTCCTTGATCAAATTTGGCACAGAACACTACTGAGTACTGAGAAGAGATTGcaaaagaatggaagcaagAAACAGTAGCTCCCACATTCCATTTGAATATCTTCTCTATACTTTTGaacatttttttgtttacaGCAGATACTATATAACTAGTATACAAAATAACAACTCAGTTAAACCAATTTCTATAATTTGGTCAGGATCAATTTCCCAGAATTACAAAGTAAATCATGTTCTGAATCAGGGGAAAGGAAAAAACAAGTTGAGGATAATTCATTTACATGAGAAAGTTACACAATGTTACCGTTCAAGAGAAGCTTCGAAACAGTTATATTACACCGGTAAGCCAGCATGCATGGAAGCAGTTAACAGATTAAGAAGCATGATTTCGATATCCACACTTTCAAGCAGTAATCATCATCACCGAAGAGAATACCTTCATAAAATTGTGTCCCAAAAGTCATCGCCGTACATGTATCAGTACCCTTGTCTGGAAATTTACAAACAATACCCTTGTCTGGAAATTTATAAACATTCCTCCAGCTGTGTGCATCAACACCAGATCTTAGTCACATTGTGTCAGTATCTCCATAAAGGTATTTCACTTTTGATTCCATTCAAAAAGCTTATAACGAGCTGCACATATGGACAAGGGCATGCTTTTAGATGTAAGATATGTAACTGATAAACAAATCAATCCGTTGTGGTGAATATCGCTATCAACAGTTAGAGAGACTGTCATGGCAAAAAATGCATAGTGATCTCTGGTAAACCTCTGCCACAAGACTTTAGTTTAGTATATCGACGCATCAAACCTTGGCTTGTAGAAACATACTTGATTGTTATATGACTGAAGAGCACACCCACCGATCCAAGACCAGATCTTTTTATCGACATCAAAGAGAAGACCCTTCCCTTGGTTCCAAGATGTGAAGCAGATTAAATTGTCCTGGCCAAAACATTCGAATCTCTCAGCTGATAGTCTCAACAAAGCACGAAAATACTTGGGGGGCATCCTGTTGATCTCCACCCATGTAATTTTGGCATGGTCCAACTCCCAAATTCTCATACTCTGTAGGGTACTATAAAGGCCGATCCTTCCGACAAGAAAAAGACGCTTCTGGGTACCGGCAACCAAATATCCATCTAACAGCGATCGTGGAAATTTAGCTGGAATATGTTCCCAGCATCCTGTATCTAGTCTATACATCATCAAACCAAGTGGCGAAAGGGTTTCCAAGTACAATCTGGAGTCACAATAGGCCATCTTCGACGAGCAGAGATTAACTGCAGGCATTATCTGATGAACTGACCAACTGTCTGCCTTCGAATCATAAACTTCAGTTGGCAGTGACTTGTCACCATATATGTCACTTGTGGCTATAACTTTAAATGATCGATCCATCCGATCAACAACCATTATCAGTTGCCTTTGCTGATTGTAATGCATGCTCGGCAACACTCTCCAAGCTTGTGTGAGGGGATTGCAAACCAGAGTTTTAAATGTCAGCCCATCATGCCCTGAAAAGCACACGAGACCACCGGAAGAACCAACCAACCAGAACGCCCACTGCGGCAAAAATGTAAAAGGTATTCGGTACCAAGCTTTTAAGGGCAAGCTAAAGACTGAACATTGAGGGATCTGTGAGTTCTTCCAAAATGTGAGAAGACAAGGCCCGTGGGATGGAACACTTGAATGGAATTTCAGAAAACTACTGTCTTGAAGCAGTGAATTCCACCGTTTACACACCGAACGAAGCCGGAAAATCAGAAATGGGGGAACCCTAGCTAAGATCTCGTGCAATAAGTCCTCAGGCAGCATTGCCCAAATACTATCCTCCATCAGAACATCAGCATGCACTGCTTTACCAAATGTAGCAAGTGTTTCTTCATCCAAACCCCTTGGTTTCGTCTTAACAACCTTCTGCCGCGAAGGGCTAGTGTTCCTCGAGCCGGCACGACCGATAGGACTAGTATTCCTTGACCCACCACCACACCTTGGAGGGGAAGCTTGCTTATAGCATCTCCCATctccataaaaacctccattTTCTACTAATTGACCACTACACTCACCAGAACCTGCTTCCGAAGAATGC from Arachis duranensis cultivar V14167 chromosome 4, aradu.V14167.gnm2.J7QH, whole genome shotgun sequence encodes:
- the LOC107486557 gene encoding F-box/kelch-repeat protein At5g15710 isoform X1, giving the protein MDCIEHSSEAGSGECSGQLVENGGFYGDGRCYKQASPPRCGGGSRNTSPIGRAGSRNTSPSRQKVVKTKPRGLDEETLATFGKAVHADVLMEDSIWAMLPEDLLHEILARVPPFLIFRLRSVCKRWNSLLQDSSFLKFHSSVPSHGPCLLTFWKNSQIPQCSVFSLPLKAWYRIPFTFLPQWAFWLVGSSGGLVCFSGHDGLTFKTLVCNPLTQAWRVLPSMHYNQQRQLIMVVDRMDRSFKVIATSDIYGDKSLPTEVYDSKADSWSVHQIMPAVNLCSSKMAYCDSRLYLETLSPLGLMMYRLDTGCWEHIPAKFPRSLLDGYLVAGTQKRLFLVGRIGLYSTLQSMRIWELDHAKITWVEINRMPPKYFRALLRLSAERFECFGQDNLICFTSWNQGKGLLFDVDKKIWSWIGGCALQSYNNQLVISFLNGIKSEIPLWRY
- the LOC107486557 gene encoding F-box/kelch-repeat protein At5g15710 isoform X2; protein product: MDCIEHSSEAGSGECSGQLVENGGFYGDGRCYKQASPPRCGGGSRNTSPIGRAGSRNTSPSRQKVVKTKPRGLDEETLATFGKAVHADVLMEDSIWAMLPEDLLHEILARVPPFLIFRLRSVCKRWNSLLQDSSFLKFHSSVPSHGPCLLTFWKNSQIPQCSVFSLPLKAWYRIPFTFLPQWAFWLVGSSGGLVCFSGHDGLTFKTLVCNPLTQAWRVLPSMHYNQQRQLIMVVDRMDRSFKVIATSDIYGDKSLPTEVYDSKADSWSVHQIMPAVNLCSSKMAYCDSRLYLETLSPLGLMMYRLDTGCWEHIPAKFPRSLLDGYLVAGTQKRLFLVGRIGLYSTLQSMRIWELDHAKITWVEINRMPPKYFRALLRLSAERFECFGQDNLICFTSWNQGKGLLFDVDKKIWSWIGGCALQSYNNQVCFYKPRFDASIY